In one Solanum dulcamara chromosome 1, daSolDulc1.2, whole genome shotgun sequence genomic region, the following are encoded:
- the LOC129900191 gene encoding pentatricopeptide repeat-containing protein At5g04780, mitochondrial produces MKLLRRCKFSNLYNARRRNLSSVADATLHKSDDEEDNICGEYKDSIILPYLHRTVQECAKTRAAMSGKSVHTQIIKSGYEADALTTNMLINMYSKCGFIDFARKVFDEMPQRTLVSWNTLMGSYIQNRDEDEGLRLFVRMLREGNKVSGFTVSGVLCACAAKFAVLESKQLHAFAIKVSVKSNVFVSTALLDVYAKCGLMKDAFRVFVSMSERNEVTWSSMVAGYVQNELYEEAIMFFHRLQKSGIEHSQFTLSSIISACAAMAALLEGNETHAIVWKTGFGANVYVASSLVDLYARCGSIDEAYIVFSNAEVKNDVIWNSMISGLARNARPLEAMKFFEKMQLAGFYPNESTYVSVLSACSYMGLVDKGRIYFDKMKKEHNLSPNVYHYSCMVDILGRKGLVEEAKDLIENIPFAATASMWGSVLASCRVYGNVEVAEIAAKHLFELEPNNAGNHVLLSNIYASKRRWGDVASTRKLLKDSEAKKERGKSWIQIKDKVHTFMVGERNHPSIIEVYSRLDELLVGMEKLGYKGETEHDLHDVEVSRKHELLRHHSEKLAFTFGLMCLPSNAPIRIMKNLRICGDCHSFMKFASKVTRREIIVRDVNRFHHFTNGSCSCGEFW; encoded by the coding sequence ATGAAACTCTTACGAAGATGCAAGTTTTCCAATCTGTATAATGCTCGCCGGAGAAATTTATCCTCCGTCGCCGATGCTACACTTCATAAATCCGATGATGAAGAAGACAATATTTGTGGGGAATACAAAGATTCAATCATTCTACCATATTTGCACCGCACAGTACAAGAATGCGCAAAAACAAGGGCCGCCATGAGTGGAAAATCTGTGCATACCCAGATCATAAAATCTGGGTATGAAGCTGATGCATTGACAACAAACATGCTCATCAACATGTACTCGAAATGCGGATTTATTGATTTTGCTCGCAAGGTGTTTGATGAAATGCCTCAAAGAACCCTTGTTTCTTGGAACACGCTAATGGGTTCGTATATACAGAACAGAGATGAAGATGAAGGTCTCCGTCTTTTCGTTCGAATGCTAAGGGAAGGGAATAAGGTTAGTGGGTTCACAGTTTCAGGTGTTCTTTGTGCTTGTGCTGCCAAGTTTGCTGTTTTAGAAAGCAAACAATTGCATGCTTTTGCTATTAAGGTATCAGTGAAATCTAACGTTTTTGTGTCAACTGCTTTGCTTGATGTTTATGCTAAATGCGGGTTGATGAAAGATGCTTTTCGTGTTTTCGTTTCCATGTCTGAGAGGAATGAGGTTACTTGGAGTTCAATGGTTGCTGGATATGTCCAAAATGAGCTGTATGAGGAGGCTATAATGTTTTTTCACAGGCTACAAAAGTCCGGGATAGAGCATAGCCAGTTTACTCTTTCTTCGATTATATCTGCTTGTGCTGCAATGGCTGCTTTGTTAGAAGGGAACGAAACACATGCTATAGTATGGAAAACTGGTTTTGGTGCCAATGTTTATGTGGCTTCGTCTCTTGTAGACTTATATGCGAGATGTGGAAGTATTGACGAAGCTTATATTGTTTTTTCAAATGCTGAGGTAAAGAATGATGTAATATGGAATTCAATGATTTCTGGCTTGGCTAGAAATGCGCGGCCCTTAGAGGCTATGAAGTTTTTTGAGAAAATGCAGTTAGCGGGATTTTACCCGAATGAATCGACTTACGTCTCTGTGTTATCTGCTTGTAGTTATATGGGTCTTGTTGACAAGGGGCGGATATATTTTGACAAGATGAAGAAAGAGCATAACTTGTCTCCCAATGTATATCATTATTCATGTATGGTTGACATTCTTGGTAGAAAAGGTTTGGTTGAAGAAGCTAAGgatttaatagaaaatatacCCTTTGCTGCAACTGCTTCCATGTGGGGTTCTGTCTTGGCCTCTTGCAGGGTCTATGGAAATGTTGAGGTGGCTGAAATTGCTGCTAAACATCTGTTTGAGCTCGAGCCTAATAATGCTGGGAACCACGTGTTGCTTTCAAACATATATGCTTCCAAGAGAAGGTGGGGTGACGTTGCATCAACAAGAAAGCTTCTTAAAGACAGTGAAGCGAAGAAAGAAAGAGGCAAGAGTTGGATACAGATAAAAGACAAGGTTCACACGTTCATGGTCGGGGAGAGAAATCATCCAAGCATTATAGAGGTTTATTCAAGATTAGATGAATTGTTGGTAGGTATGGAGAAGTTAGGTTACAAAGGTGAAACAGAACATGACCTGCATGATGTGGAAGTGAGCAGAAAACATGAGCTTCTGAGACATCATAGTGAGAAGCTTGCTTTTACTTTTGGATTGATGTGTTTGCCCTCAAATGCTCCTATAAGAATTATGAAGAACCTCAGGATCTGTGGGGACTGTCATTCTTTCATGAAGTTTGCTTCAAAAGTAACACGGAGGGAAATCATCGTCAGAGATGTTAATCGTTTTCATCACTTTACTAATGGATCATGTTCATGTGGAGAATTTTGGTAA
- the LOC129900199 gene encoding 40S ribosomal protein S17, whose protein sequence is MGRVRTKTVKKSSRQVIERYYSKMTLDFHTNKKILEEVAIIPSKRLRNKIAGFSTHLMKRIQKGPVRGISLKLQEEERERRMDFVPDESAIKTDLIEVDKETLDMLSALGMSDLPGVVKQAAEPAAVAALPTFGRGAGGFGRKY, encoded by the coding sequence ATGGGTCGTGTACGCACCAAGACCGTGAAGAAGTCGTCCAGACAGGTAATTGAGAGGTACTACTCAAAGATGACCTTGGATTTTCACACCAACAAGAAGATATTGGAGGAAGTTGCCATAATTCCTTCAAAGCGTCTCCGCAACAAGATTGCTGGGTTCTCCACCCACCTTATGAAGCGTATTCAGAAGGGACCTGTCAGAGGCATCTCCCTGAAATTGCAAGAGGAGGAGCGTGAGAGACGTATGGACTTTGTTCCTGATGAATCTGCCATTAAGACCGATCTGATCGAGGTTGACAAGGAAACCCTTGACATGCTTTCAGCCCTTGGCATGTCTGACCTTCCTGGTGTTGTCAAGCAGGCTGCAGAACCAGCAGCAGTAGCAGCTCTCCCAACCTTTGGTCGTGGTGCTGGCGGTTTTGGCAGGAAATACTAA